One genomic segment of Tursiops truncatus isolate mTurTru1 chromosome 11, mTurTru1.mat.Y, whole genome shotgun sequence includes these proteins:
- the PLCZ1 gene encoding 1-phosphatidylinositol 4,5-bisphosphate phosphodiesterase zeta-1 has translation MENKWFLSMVRDDFKYGKITLEKTLKLLEKLGIRCNTIHVKYIFKDNDRLKQGRITIEEFRTIYRIIAHREEIIEIFNTYSENRKFLFEKNLAQFLTQEQYTLDINKSIASEIIQKYEPIEEVKQAHQMSFEGFRRYMDSSECLLFNNKYESVYQDMTHPLSDYFISSSHNTYLISDQLVGPSDLWGYVSALVKGCRCLEIDCWDGSQNEPVVYHGYTFTSKLLFKTVIRAIHKYAFITSDYPVVLSLENHCSPSQQEVMADNLQSTFGDALLSDTLDDFPDKLPSPEALKFKILVRNKKIGTLRETRERRGSDKHGQVEEYEEEEEAEQEEEENEAKGPEPSDAFQDDLEKEAESKGAVGIPLFKKKLKIATALSDLVIYTKIEKFRSFHHSRLYQQFNESNSIGESQARKLSKLRPNEFILHTTKFITRIYPKATRADSSNFNPQEFWNVGCQMVALNFQTPGLPMDLQNGKFLDNGGSGYILKPHFLRDSKTKFNPNKALMDSNPVILMIRLISGIQLPPSCHSSSNKADTLVIIEILGVPNDQMKQQSRVIKKNAFSPRWNETFTFIIQVPELALIRFVVENQGLIAGNEFLGQYTLPVLCMNKGYRRVPLFSKMGESLEPASLFIYVWYVR, from the exons GATAATGACAGGCTGAAGCAAGGAAGAATCACCATAGAAGAATTTAGAACAATTTATCGAATTATTGCACACAGAGAAGAAATTATTGAGATTTTCAACACGTATTCTGAAAACCggaaatttctttttgaaaagaatCTGGCCCAATTTTTGACACAAGAGCAGTATACACTTGACATTAATAAAAGTATTGCTTCTGAGATCATTCAAAAATATGAGCCTATTGAAGAAG ttaAACAAGCGCACCAGATGTCATTTGAAGGTTTTAGAAGATACATGGATTCGTCTGAATGTCTGCTATTTAATAATAAGTATGAAAGTGTTTATCAAGATATGACTCATCCACTGagtgattattttatttcaagttcACATAATACGTACTTGATATCTGACCAATTAGTGGGACCAAGTGACCTTTGGGGATATGTAAG TGCCCTTGTGAAAGGATGCCGTTGTCTGGAAATTGACTGCTGGGATGGATCACAAAATGAACCTGTTGTATACCATGGCTATACATTCACCAGCAAGCTTCTGTTTAAAACTGTTATCCGAGCGATACACAAATACGCATTCATA ACATCTGACTACCCAGTGGTGCTCTCTTTAGAAAATCACTGCTCCCCTTCCCAACAAGAAGTGATGGCAGACAATTTGCAGTCTACTTTTGGAGATGCCTTGCTTTCTGATACTCTTGATGATTTTCCAGACAAATTACCTTCACCAGAG gcattaaaattcaaaatattagttagaaacaagaaaataggaACTTTAAGGGAAACCCGTGAAAGGAGAGGTTCTGATAAGCATGGTCAGGTAGAGGAATatgaagaagaagaggaggcagagcaagaggaggaggaaaatgaggccaaAGGACCAGAACCATCGGATGCTTTTCAAGATGATTTGGAAAAGGAGGCAGAGTCAAAAGGGGCAGTCGGAATTCCACTCTTCAAGAAAAAG TTAAAAATAGCTACGGCCCTATCTGATCTTGTTATTTATACTAAAATTGAGAAGTTCAGAAGTTTTCACCATTCAAGACTGTATCAACAATTTAATGAAAGTAACTCTATTGGGGAGTCACAAGCCCGAAAACTTTCAAAGTTGAGAC ccaATGAATTTATTCTTCACACCACGAAGTTCATTACCAGAATATATCCCAAAGCAACAAGAGCAGACTCTTCTAATTTTAATCCTCAAGAATTTTGGAATGTAGGTTGTCAAATGG TGGCCTTAAATTTCCAGACCCCTGGTCTGCCTATGGATcttcaaaatgggaaattttTGGATAATGGtggttctggatatattttgaaaccaCACTTCCTAAGAGATAGTAAAACAAAGTTTAATCCAAATAAAGCACTAATGGACAGTAATCCAGTCATACTTATGATAAGG CTCATCAGTGGGATCCAGTTGCCTCCCAGTTGTCATTCATCATCTAACAAAGCTGACACATTAGTGATTATAGAAATTTTGGGAGTTCCAAATGATCAAATGAAACAGCAGAGtcgtgtaattaaaaaaaatg CTTTTAGTCCAAGATGGAATGAAACATTCACATTTATTATTCAGGTGCCAGAATTGGCATTGATACGTTTTGTTGTTGAAAATCAAGGTTTAATAGCGGGAAATGAATTTCTTGGGCAATATACTCTACCAGTTCTATGCATGAACAAAG GTTACCGTCGTGTTcctctgttttccaaaatgggtGAGAGTCTTGAGCCTGCTTCCCTGTTTATCTATGTTTGGTATGTCAGATAG